The following are from one region of the Phycisphaerales bacterium genome:
- a CDS encoding tetratricopeptide repeat protein: MPSKPFHTVAVLSILAMLGLLLSGCAKERSAGEIREAANLAYDRGDYATALAEWEEYARVYPVPLASDLGRGKALLALERPGDAIIPLERVYRDDPMDEEKLNLLIAALQGAGEDNRLISLLRDRTRQPGTVKDYLRLARYAEEIGDPDEAERALLAAARVDRGMSREPQLKLAEFYHGIGDTKRALERYAMALWFDYSDPVIAERIRALGETPGRTFVRVPREAVEEGVLAPDAAPPEPEPRG; encoded by the coding sequence ATGCCCAGCAAGCCATTCCACACCGTTGCCGTCCTGTCCATCCTTGCCATGCTCGGCCTGCTGCTCAGCGGGTGTGCGAAGGAACGCTCCGCCGGCGAGATCCGCGAGGCGGCAAACCTCGCGTACGACCGGGGCGACTACGCCACGGCGCTGGCCGAATGGGAGGAGTACGCCCGGGTCTATCCGGTGCCGCTGGCATCGGACCTGGGCCGGGGTAAGGCCCTGCTGGCCCTTGAACGGCCGGGCGATGCGATCATCCCGCTCGAGCGGGTCTACCGCGACGACCCGATGGACGAGGAAAAGCTGAATCTGCTCATTGCCGCGCTGCAGGGCGCCGGCGAGGACAATCGGCTGATTTCACTGCTGCGTGATCGCACCCGCCAGCCGGGCACCGTGAAGGATTATCTGCGACTGGCGCGATACGCCGAGGAAATCGGTGATCCGGACGAAGCCGAACGGGCCCTGCTGGCGGCGGCCCGCGTCGATCGCGGCATGAGCAGGGAGCCGCAGTTGAAACTCGCCGAGTTCTATCACGGCATCGGCGACACCAAGCGTGCATTGGAGCGGTACGCGATGGCATTGTGGTTCGATTACTCCGATCCGGTCATCGCCGAACGCATTCGGGCCCTGGGTGAGACGCCGGGCCGGACGTTCGTCCGCGTGCCACGCGAGGCCGTGGAAGAGGGCGTCCTGGCGCCGGATGCAGCTCCGCCGGAGCCCGAGCCTCGTGGGTAA
- a CDS encoding PilZ domain-containing protein, which translates to MHDVYRSHAHWLKASDRRSVGRIEIRHLRTTLGRVMDIGPGGIRVRGKPWPPLETYGPFEVELHGMTEVLPLRVTLAWSTRPTMFTREIGLKFVDLSDHAKHALAGLFAACEDLTKAQAS; encoded by the coding sequence ATGCACGACGTCTACCGCTCTCATGCCCATTGGCTCAAGGCCTCGGATCGCCGCAGCGTCGGTCGAATCGAGATCCGCCACCTGCGTACGACTCTTGGTCGGGTCATGGATATCGGGCCGGGGGGCATTCGCGTGCGCGGCAAGCCTTGGCCGCCCCTGGAGACCTATGGACCGTTCGAGGTCGAGCTGCACGGCATGACCGAGGTGCTCCCGCTCCGCGTGACGCTGGCCTGGTCGACGCGCCCCACGATGTTCACGCGAGAGATCGGCCTCAAATTCGTAGACCTGAGCGATCACGCGAAGCACGCATTGGCGGGGCTCTTTGCCGCCTGCGAGGACCTCACCAAGGCCCAGGCCTCCTAG
- a CDS encoding LON peptidase substrate-binding domain-containing protein, translating to MSDEIAIQVNFGKPMPLFPLGVVALMPQQVAPFHIFEPRYRQMIGDALDGSGQIAMATYDTSNLQSFDYSGESLPLRPAVCIGQVFQHEKLPDGHYNILLQGICRARIVDEHPPEGERRYRTAYLEPLDLPGQSVESLETARQKLTEHLTAWPLQQLRTASWVVERLENEQIPDSAAFELVCFSLFTDPELRYQLLAEPDAQRRVQLVELALRDMARIIRNAAAQHPERWPKGVSWN from the coding sequence ATGAGCGACGAGATCGCCATCCAGGTCAACTTCGGCAAGCCCATGCCGCTCTTCCCGCTGGGCGTCGTGGCCCTCATGCCCCAGCAGGTGGCGCCGTTCCACATCTTCGAGCCGCGCTATCGCCAGATGATCGGCGATGCCCTCGACGGCTCGGGTCAGATCGCCATGGCCACGTACGACACGAGCAACCTGCAATCGTTCGACTACAGCGGCGAATCATTGCCGCTGCGTCCGGCGGTGTGCATCGGGCAGGTGTTCCAGCACGAGAAGCTCCCCGATGGGCACTACAACATCCTGCTCCAGGGCATCTGCCGGGCCAGAATCGTCGACGAGCATCCGCCCGAGGGTGAGCGGCGGTATCGCACCGCATACCTCGAGCCGCTCGACCTGCCGGGCCAGAGCGTCGAGAGCCTTGAAACCGCTCGGCAGAAGCTCACCGAGCACCTGACTGCGTGGCCGCTCCAACAGCTCCGCACGGCCTCCTGGGTGGTGGAGCGACTGGAGAACGAGCAGATCCCCGACTCGGCGGCGTTCGAGCTCGTGTGCTTCTCACTCTTTACGGATCCTGAATTGCGATATCAGCTCTTAGCCGAGCCCGATGCGCAGCGACGCGTTCAACTGGTCGAGCTTGCGCTCCGCGACATGGCTCGGATTATTCGCAACGCCGCGGCACAGCACCCCGAACGCTGGCCCAAGGGCGTGAGCTGGAACTGA
- the tpiA gene encoding triose-phosphate isomerase: MSTHTGSTPTSKKRRTFIGGNWKMNTTRGQALELAADVGRAVSGVGQREAQVAIYPPFVWLETIRSSVGATGLLLGAQDCSPEANGAHTGDVSLAMLTECGVSTVLVGHSERRHGLKEAEGRIAAKLRAVLDAGLTGVLCIGETLEEREAGKTDAVNEAQLRSALESTKIVRHDHLVVAYEPVWAIGTGKTASASDAQAAHENTRKVLDDLLGSDAATAIRIIYGGSMKPANAKELMAQPDVDGGLIGGASLKAEDFLAIVDAASA; the protein is encoded by the coding sequence ATGAGCACCCACACCGGCAGCACCCCCACCAGCAAGAAGCGCCGCACCTTCATCGGCGGCAACTGGAAGATGAACACGACCAGGGGCCAGGCCCTGGAGCTGGCCGCCGACGTGGGACGGGCGGTGAGCGGCGTGGGGCAGCGTGAGGCGCAGGTCGCCATCTACCCGCCCTTCGTGTGGCTCGAAACCATCCGCTCGAGCGTCGGGGCGACGGGCCTGTTGCTGGGCGCCCAGGACTGCTCGCCCGAGGCCAACGGCGCCCACACCGGCGACGTGTCGCTGGCGATGCTCACCGAGTGCGGCGTGTCGACGGTGCTGGTCGGCCACAGCGAGCGGCGGCACGGGCTCAAGGAAGCCGAGGGGCGCATCGCCGCCAAGCTGCGGGCCGTGCTCGACGCGGGGCTCACTGGCGTCCTGTGCATCGGCGAGACGCTCGAGGAGCGCGAGGCCGGCAAGACCGACGCCGTGAACGAGGCCCAGCTCCGCAGCGCGCTCGAGAGCACCAAGATCGTCCGCCACGACCACCTGGTCGTCGCCTACGAGCCGGTCTGGGCCATCGGCACCGGCAAGACCGCCAGCGCGAGCGACGCCCAGGCGGCGCACGAAAACACCCGCAAGGTCCTGGACGACCTGCTTGGAAGCGACGCCGCCACCGCCATCCGCATCATCTACGGCGGCTCCATGAAGCCCGCCAACGCGAAGGAGTTGATGGCCCAGCCCGACGTCGACGGCGGCCTCATCGGCGGCGCGTCGCTGAAGGCCGAGGACTTCCTGGCCATCGTCGACGCCGCCAGCGCATAA
- the ahcY gene encoding adenosylhomocysteinase has translation MTTLTTDVAETGRGQLEYKVKDLSLAESGRKEIRLAEDEMPGLMALREKYGAKKPLKGIKVAGSLHMTVQTAVLIETLVELGADVRWCSCNIFSTADNAAAAVVVGRPEDGGTPENPAGTPVFAWKGETLAEYWWCTKQMLTWPDGSGPDQIVDDGGDATLLLLKGQEFEKAGKVPDFNEDKDPEEYRHILNTIRSTIETSPGWFSKVTPAVKGVSEETTTGVHRLYQFAEKGALPFPAINVNDSVTKSKFDNVYGCRHSLIDGLNRATDVMLSGKVAVVCGYGDVGKGCVQSLRGQGCRVIVTEIDPICALQASMEGLEVKTLEDFIETADIFITTTGNKDIITHEHMKRMKDKAIVGNIGHFDNEIQMEKLQRDKDVERRNIRPQYDEFYFKSQDKSILVLAEGRLLNLGCATGHPSFVMSASFTNQVIAQIELHENNENYENKVYVLPKHLDEMVARLHLDKLGVKLTKMSQDQAEYLGVPVEGPYKPDHYRY, from the coding sequence ATGACGACGCTGACCACCGACGTGGCCGAGACCGGCCGGGGCCAACTCGAATACAAAGTCAAGGATCTCTCGCTGGCCGAGAGCGGCCGCAAGGAGATCCGTCTGGCCGAGGACGAGATGCCCGGGCTGATGGCGCTGCGCGAGAAGTACGGCGCCAAGAAACCCCTCAAGGGCATCAAGGTCGCCGGCAGCCTGCACATGACCGTGCAGACCGCCGTGCTCATCGAGACCCTGGTCGAGCTGGGCGCCGACGTCCGCTGGTGCTCGTGCAACATCTTCAGCACCGCCGACAACGCCGCCGCCGCGGTCGTGGTCGGTCGCCCCGAAGATGGTGGCACCCCCGAGAACCCCGCCGGCACGCCCGTCTTCGCCTGGAAGGGCGAGACGCTGGCCGAGTACTGGTGGTGCACCAAGCAGATGCTGACCTGGCCGGACGGCTCGGGCCCCGACCAGATCGTCGACGACGGCGGCGACGCCACGCTGCTGCTCCTGAAGGGCCAGGAGTTCGAGAAGGCCGGCAAGGTCCCGGACTTCAACGAGGACAAGGACCCCGAGGAGTACCGCCACATCCTCAACACCATCCGCTCGACCATCGAGACCAGCCCCGGCTGGTTCAGCAAGGTCACCCCCGCCGTCAAGGGCGTGAGCGAAGAGACCACCACGGGCGTGCACCGCCTCTACCAGTTCGCCGAGAAGGGCGCCCTGCCCTTCCCGGCCATCAACGTCAACGACTCGGTCACCAAGAGCAAGTTCGACAACGTCTACGGCTGCCGCCACAGCCTGATCGACGGCCTGAACCGTGCCACCGACGTCATGCTCAGCGGCAAGGTCGCGGTCGTGTGCGGCTACGGCGACGTGGGCAAGGGCTGCGTGCAGAGCCTCCGCGGCCAGGGCTGCCGCGTCATCGTGACCGAGATCGACCCCATCTGCGCGCTCCAGGCGTCGATGGAGGGCCTGGAGGTCAAGACCCTCGAGGACTTCATCGAGACGGCCGACATCTTCATCACGACGACCGGCAACAAGGACATCATCACGCACGAGCACATGAAGCGGATGAAGGACAAGGCCATCGTCGGCAACATCGGCCACTTCGACAACGAGATCCAGATGGAGAAGCTGCAGCGCGACAAGGACGTCGAGCGCCGCAACATCCGCCCGCAGTACGACGAGTTCTACTTCAAGAGCCAGGACAAGAGCATCCTCGTGCTCGCCGAGGGCCGCCTGCTGAACCTCGGCTGCGCCACCGGCCACCCCAGCTTCGTGATGAGCGCGAGCTTCACCAACCAGGTGATAGCCCAGATCGAGCTGCACGAGAACAACGAGAACTACGAGAACAAGGTGTACGTGCTGCCCAAGCACCTGGACGAGATGGTGGCCCGCCTGCACCTGGACAAGCTGGGCGTGAAGCTCACCAAGATGAGCCAGGACCAGGCCGAGTACCTCGGTGTTCCCGTCGAGGGCCCGTACAAGCCCGATCACTATCGTTATTGA
- a CDS encoding DUF4112 domain-containing protein: MARPPIDPQHAARALERVRTVSSWMDTRYRVPGTSYRFGLDPIISLLPVVGDTASLLISVYPILEAKRAGVRRRTLAKMLANLGLDWLVGLIPLIGVIPDAWYKANTRNLKLLEKELGGPKGGPDRSTRHTVGP; the protein is encoded by the coding sequence ATGGCACGGCCCCCGATCGATCCGCAGCACGCCGCCCGCGCCCTGGAGCGCGTCCGCACCGTCTCGAGCTGGATGGACACGCGCTATCGCGTGCCGGGGACGAGCTACAGGTTCGGCTTGGATCCTATCATCAGCCTGCTGCCGGTGGTTGGCGACACGGCGTCGCTGCTGATCAGCGTGTACCCGATCCTGGAGGCCAAGCGGGCGGGCGTGCGGCGGCGGACGCTGGCGAAGATGCTGGCGAACCTGGGGCTCGACTGGCTGGTGGGGCTGATCCCGCTGATCGGCGTCATCCCCGACGCGTGGTACAAGGCCAACACGCGGAACCTGAAGCTGCTGGAGAAGGAGCTGGGCGGTCCCAAGGGCGGTCCGGATCGGAGCACTCGGCATACGGTTGGCCCATGA
- a CDS encoding SUMF1/EgtB/PvdO family nonheme iron enzyme: MIRTIARHALCIAAAATGMAASPGVAQTVPPSYGFDFVMVGDPGNRGATAAEAPMWNRDLYGPLGAVDHAFRITRTEVTNAQYLEFLNAYSATPGYVWDPSMVSTSIAIERFGPSGNPIYYVLPGAENYGADVGFRYAARFANWLHNDKGSDLADFEAGVYDTSTFRDDPVTGLPLDQVDRSPDAKFFIPSIHEWMKAAHWDPNRDGPGQGGFWQYPNGGDEPLVTGIPGEPGSETSAGLALLFGEYTRIDVGLYPDSASPWGMLDASGGLSEMTESVSDFTRFKLFRPGTSTAALDPALEDRLDYFFSQTRPTSLNGFRMAGVVPAPGSIAVMLGCAMVCGRRRA, encoded by the coding sequence ATGATCAGGACGATCGCCCGACACGCGCTCTGCATCGCCGCCGCGGCCACTGGGATGGCTGCGAGCCCGGGCGTCGCGCAGACCGTCCCCCCAAGCTACGGGTTCGACTTCGTGATGGTGGGCGACCCCGGGAATCGCGGCGCGACCGCCGCCGAAGCGCCCATGTGGAACCGGGATCTCTACGGGCCGCTGGGAGCCGTCGATCACGCCTTCCGCATCACACGCACCGAAGTGACGAACGCGCAATACCTCGAGTTCCTCAACGCGTACAGCGCCACGCCCGGCTACGTCTGGGACCCCAGCATGGTCAGCACGTCGATCGCCATCGAGCGCTTCGGCCCCTCGGGCAACCCCATCTACTACGTGCTCCCGGGCGCCGAGAACTACGGCGCCGACGTCGGCTTCCGATACGCCGCGAGGTTCGCCAACTGGCTGCACAACGACAAGGGCAGCGACCTCGCGGACTTCGAGGCCGGCGTGTACGACACGAGCACGTTCCGCGACGATCCGGTGACGGGCCTCCCCCTCGATCAGGTCGATCGATCCCCCGACGCGAAATTCTTCATCCCTTCGATCCACGAGTGGATGAAGGCGGCCCACTGGGACCCCAACCGCGACGGACCCGGCCAGGGGGGCTTCTGGCAGTACCCCAACGGCGGCGACGAGCCCCTGGTCACCGGCATCCCCGGCGAGCCGGGGTCCGAGACCAGTGCCGGGCTCGCGCTGTTGTTCGGCGAGTACACGCGCATTGACGTCGGCCTATATCCAGACTCGGCCAGCCCGTGGGGCATGCTCGACGCCTCCGGCGGCTTGTCGGAGATGACCGAGTCGGTCTCCGACTTCACACGCTTCAAGTTGTTCCGGCCCGGAACGAGTACCGCGGCGCTGGATCCTGCGCTCGAAGACCGCCTCGATTACTTCTTCTCGCAGACCCGCCCCACAAGCTTGAATGGCTTTCGGATGGCCGGCGTCGTCCCCGCGCCGGGGAGCATTGCGGTCATGCTCGGGTGCGCGATGGTGTGCGGTCGCAGGCGTGCGTGA
- a CDS encoding metalloregulator ArsR/SmtB family transcription factor, with the protein MKTVDALNDIAAALSAIADGVRLRMLRVLEAEELAVGEIAQVLQLPQSTVSRRLKLLAEHGWVQRRAAGTATLYRCVSDDLPPELRGVWSQVREATGSAELDADTRRLRAVIADRRPGSAAFFGRVGAEWDDVSRELFGERYAGEALASLLPGDMVVADIGCGTGVFAGMLAPVAARVIGIDREPTMLEAARNRLGTPDNVELKLGDAERLPLEDASIDLAVLGLVLHHLEHPEAALREAARVLKPGGRVLIVDMQPHGREEFRLEMGHRWLGISQDQLNEWAAAAGLQISGHRVLRSSPVARGPEVFAATARPIRKKPS; encoded by the coding sequence ATGAAGACCGTCGACGCACTCAATGACATTGCCGCCGCGCTCTCGGCCATCGCCGATGGCGTGCGTTTGCGCATGCTCAGAGTGCTCGAGGCCGAGGAACTGGCCGTCGGTGAGATCGCCCAGGTCCTGCAACTCCCGCAGTCGACCGTCAGCCGGCGCCTGAAACTGCTGGCCGAGCATGGTTGGGTGCAGCGTCGTGCGGCCGGAACGGCAACGCTCTACCGCTGCGTCAGCGACGACCTGCCGCCCGAGCTCCGCGGCGTGTGGAGCCAGGTTCGCGAAGCCACGGGTAGCGCCGAACTCGACGCCGACACGCGCCGCCTTCGCGCCGTGATTGCCGACCGCAGGCCCGGCTCGGCCGCGTTTTTTGGACGCGTGGGCGCCGAGTGGGACGACGTCAGCCGCGAGCTCTTCGGCGAGCGGTACGCTGGCGAAGCGCTCGCGTCACTGCTGCCGGGCGACATGGTCGTGGCCGACATCGGCTGCGGCACGGGCGTGTTCGCGGGCATGCTCGCGCCGGTCGCGGCCCGAGTCATTGGCATCGATCGCGAGCCGACCATGCTCGAGGCGGCGCGCAACCGCTTGGGCACGCCGGACAACGTCGAACTGAAGCTGGGCGACGCCGAGCGGCTGCCGCTCGAGGATGCCAGCATCGATCTGGCCGTGCTGGGCCTGGTGCTCCATCACCTGGAGCACCCCGAGGCGGCGCTGCGTGAGGCCGCCCGCGTGCTCAAGCCAGGCGGACGCGTGCTCATCGTCGATATGCAGCCGCACGGTCGCGAGGAATTTCGCCTGGAGATGGGCCATCGCTGGCTGGGCATCTCGCAGGACCAGTTGAACGAGTGGGCCGCCGCGGCCGGGCTGCAGATCAGCGGCCATCGCGTGCTCCGCAGTTCACCCGTGGCGCGCGGGCCGGAGGTATTTGCCGCGACGGCCAGGCCCATACGCAAAAAACCAAGTTAA
- the asnB gene encoding asparagine synthase (glutamine-hydrolyzing), whose product MCGIVAIARGAGVDISVSRSQAVRMRDALAHRGPDGAGVWHAPGVFLGQRRLEVIAPGEAGRQPMASSDGRWMVVYNGELYNDPELRGRLALEGHAPDSPSDTATLCQVLSAWGPHGLRRCRGMFAIVAYDTLEERLVLARDPLGIKPLVYAWAQPPDGSGPELVVASEVTALFEHPHLSPRVDPLGLAAYLCTIRLSTEGRTLFDGVSMLPPGHVLEFDLRDCAMPRRQWQLPIEGEPADDLRSIVEDSVSQHLRSDVPVCLLLSGGLDSTIIAATTRAHRRRLPTFAAGGEEDGTESDTAYAARLAEQWQLPHHAIQMTPDRFVSGVRTLIERTGQPVSTPNEIAIHALGCAIRAGGCKVVLTGEGADELFGGYHGPLMQAAAYVDAGGDDPAVAFLVQNAWVPPQLLPRLLSPKLARIAEFGGWLVQAYRDAYEHEAARPGPTLGPRDEALRAHMRLVRRTNLTGLLQRVDSTLSQSGVEGRTPLADRVVAAIADQLPMDQKFDPTLPAHQGTKVALRAAFANVVPPEILRRPKASFPLPFQNWLAPLLADLADDPLVEEFFDRATFERVASDPGEHWQLAWPMVNVGLWARRWFG is encoded by the coding sequence GTGTGTGGTATCGTTGCAATTGCACGCGGCGCGGGCGTGGACATTTCGGTGTCTCGGTCGCAAGCCGTGCGCATGCGGGATGCGCTGGCTCATCGAGGCCCCGACGGCGCTGGGGTGTGGCATGCGCCGGGGGTCTTCCTGGGTCAGCGGCGGCTGGAGGTCATCGCGCCGGGTGAGGCCGGCCGCCAGCCGATGGCGTCCAGCGATGGGCGATGGATGGTGGTGTACAACGGCGAGCTGTACAACGACCCCGAACTGCGCGGCCGATTGGCGCTCGAGGGGCACGCTCCCGACTCGCCCAGCGATACCGCCACGCTCTGCCAGGTGCTTTCGGCATGGGGGCCTCACGGCCTCCGCCGATGCCGGGGCATGTTTGCAATCGTCGCCTACGACACACTCGAAGAGCGTCTGGTCCTGGCGCGCGATCCGCTGGGCATCAAGCCGTTGGTCTACGCATGGGCCCAACCACCCGATGGGAGCGGGCCGGAACTCGTGGTGGCCAGCGAAGTCACCGCCCTGTTCGAACACCCCCACCTTTCTCCAAGGGTCGACCCGCTCGGGCTGGCCGCGTATCTGTGCACGATCCGGCTGAGCACCGAAGGGCGGACGCTGTTCGACGGCGTGTCGATGCTGCCGCCGGGCCACGTGCTGGAGTTTGATCTCCGCGATTGCGCCATGCCGCGTCGGCAATGGCAGCTTCCCATCGAAGGTGAGCCCGCGGACGACCTGCGCAGCATCGTTGAAGATTCGGTCTCCCAGCACCTGCGATCGGACGTGCCCGTGTGCCTCCTGCTGAGCGGTGGATTGGACAGCACCATCATCGCCGCGACGACGCGGGCCCACCGGAGGCGACTGCCCACGTTCGCTGCCGGCGGAGAAGAAGACGGCACCGAGAGCGATACGGCATACGCCGCCCGACTGGCCGAACAGTGGCAACTGCCCCACCACGCCATCCAGATGACGCCCGATCGATTTGTGTCTGGCGTCCGGACGCTCATCGAACGAACCGGCCAGCCCGTCAGCACGCCCAACGAAATCGCGATCCACGCACTGGGCTGCGCCATCCGAGCCGGTGGCTGCAAGGTCGTATTGACCGGTGAGGGAGCCGATGAACTCTTTGGCGGCTATCACGGCCCGCTCATGCAGGCGGCAGCGTACGTTGACGCCGGTGGAGATGATCCGGCCGTCGCGTTCCTGGTGCAGAATGCCTGGGTCCCGCCACAATTGCTGCCAAGGCTGTTGAGTCCGAAGCTCGCGAGGATCGCCGAGTTCGGCGGCTGGCTCGTCCAGGCATATCGCGATGCGTACGAGCACGAGGCGGCGCGACCGGGGCCAACGCTCGGCCCGCGCGACGAGGCGTTGCGTGCGCACATGCGTCTGGTTCGTCGCACCAACCTCACGGGCCTGCTCCAGCGCGTCGACAGCACGCTCTCGCAGTCGGGCGTTGAAGGGCGCACGCCCCTGGCCGATCGCGTCGTCGCCGCCATCGCGGATCAACTGCCGATGGACCAGAAGTTCGATCCCACGCTACCGGCCCATCAGGGCACGAAGGTGGCTCTACGGGCTGCCTTTGCAAACGTTGTTCCGCCGGAGATCCTTCGACGTCCCAAGGCGAGCTTCCCGCTGCCCTTCCAGAACTGGCTCGCACCCTTGCTTGCGGATCTGGCCGATGATCCCCTCGTCGAGGAGTTTTTTGATCGAGCCACGTTCGAGCGTGTGGCGAGCGATCCCGGGGAGCACTGGCAGTTGGCCTGGCCCATGGTGAACGTCGGGCTCTGGGCGAGGCGGTGGTTCGGCTAA
- a CDS encoding HD domain-containing protein codes for MSGTPKRVLLCDVCEGEHVSGPFAIINAQLGKTRTDKLYLRCLLSDKSGTAPGRMWSIDESAYNRLPAEGFVWVEGDAQAYQGEMQIIIQSIDPFDPNEEMIRELLPASKRNPDEMFAELGAIFDTLEHPSAQKLARAFLDDQPLMSAFRTAPAAKVLHHAYLGGLLEHTLQLCKLADRMLPLYPDLNRDLILLGLFLHDIAKTRELKYDRAFDYSDRGLLVGHIVDGVILLREKVYQDGIDMPPNAIMVLEHIILSHHGVPEYGAAKIPSTPEAIFVSNLDDLDAKTEMALVAAKRDRTDGPDLRGPFTEKHWALNTRVYRPDPLRE; via the coding sequence ATGAGCGGTACACCCAAGCGAGTCCTCCTCTGCGACGTCTGCGAGGGCGAGCACGTCAGCGGTCCGTTTGCGATCATCAACGCGCAGCTCGGCAAGACGCGCACCGACAAGCTCTACCTCCGCTGCCTGCTCTCTGACAAGTCAGGCACGGCTCCCGGACGCATGTGGTCGATCGATGAGTCGGCGTACAACCGGCTGCCGGCGGAAGGGTTCGTGTGGGTGGAAGGCGATGCCCAAGCCTACCAGGGCGAGATGCAGATCATCATCCAGTCGATCGATCCGTTCGATCCCAACGAGGAGATGATCCGCGAGTTGCTGCCCGCCTCCAAGCGAAACCCAGACGAAATGTTCGCCGAGTTGGGCGCGATATTCGATACCCTCGAACATCCTTCCGCACAGAAGCTGGCGCGGGCGTTCCTCGATGACCAGCCGCTGATGTCGGCGTTCCGCACGGCTCCGGCGGCCAAGGTATTGCACCACGCCTATCTGGGCGGCTTGCTCGAGCACACGCTGCAATTGTGCAAGCTCGCCGACCGCATGCTGCCCTTGTATCCGGACCTCAATCGCGACCTGATCCTGCTCGGACTGTTCCTGCACGACATCGCCAAGACCCGTGAATTGAAGTATGACCGGGCGTTTGACTACTCCGATCGCGGCCTGCTGGTTGGCCACATTGTCGATGGCGTGATCCTGCTGCGCGAGAAGGTGTATCAGGACGGGATCGACATGCCCCCGAACGCCATCATGGTGCTCGAGCACATCATCCTCTCGCATCATGGCGTGCCCGAATACGGCGCAGCGAAGATCCCCTCCACGCCCGAGGCCATCTTCGTATCCAACTTAGACGATCTGGACGCCAAGACGGAAATGGCCCTGGTGGCCGCCAAGAGAGATCGCACCGATGGACCGGACCTGCGCGGGCCCTTCACCGAGAAGCACTGGGCCCTGAATACCCGCGTGTATCGCCCCGATCCGCTGCGCGAATAG
- the queF gene encoding preQ(1) synthase, producing MPDPSLLEAFPTPVDTPFTVEHVAEEFTSLCPKTGHPDFGEVVVVFQPAAGSSGGLCVELKSLKMYLQSFRNEGIFYEAVTNRIRDDLSELMQPTWLRVTTHWRGRGGIRSVIRADHGTVPPNVA from the coding sequence ATGCCCGATCCGAGCCTGCTCGAAGCCTTCCCAACGCCGGTTGACACGCCCTTCACGGTGGAGCACGTGGCCGAGGAGTTCACATCCCTGTGCCCGAAGACGGGGCATCCCGACTTTGGCGAGGTCGTGGTCGTGTTTCAGCCCGCGGCGGGCAGTTCGGGCGGGCTGTGCGTTGAGTTGAAGAGCTTGAAGATGTACCTGCAGTCGTTCCGCAACGAGGGCATCTTCTACGAAGCCGTCACGAATCGCATCCGGGACGACCTGTCCGAGTTGATGCAGCCGACCTGGTTGCGCGTCACCACCCACTGGCGGGGCCGCGGCGGAATACGTTCAGTGATCAGGGCCGATCACGGCACGGTCCCTCCCAACGTCGCCTGA